A genomic stretch from Marinimicrobium sp. C6131 includes:
- a CDS encoding PulJ/GspJ family protein — protein MCRCRSRQAGFSLVELITVIVVLALVATIGTGFIVSATESYRQTQARAALVNTARQALERMTRQIRGAMPYSVRITNGGDCVEFMPVAGGGIYREPVPDVANGAPPHTAIQTAPHSVDFGTADYLSIGAMDSGELYGGSPVSLAPVNSRTATEVTFPSRTWQRNSIGRRFFLLNQPQAFCLFGGQLRFYPEQDRTAANVDPGSDFDLLARNAQASGSPFVLSAASDSRNVLLQMNVAFSEGGETMIFEQEVLIRNVP, from the coding sequence ATGTGCCGGTGCCGGTCACGACAAGCCGGGTTTTCCCTGGTGGAGCTGATTACGGTCATCGTGGTACTTGCGCTGGTGGCCACCATTGGCACCGGCTTTATCGTCAGTGCCACGGAGAGCTATCGCCAGACCCAGGCCCGGGCGGCACTGGTCAATACCGCCCGACAGGCGCTGGAGCGGATGACCCGCCAGATTCGCGGTGCCATGCCCTACAGCGTGCGCATTACCAATGGTGGTGACTGTGTGGAGTTTATGCCGGTGGCGGGTGGCGGTATTTACCGTGAGCCGGTGCCCGATGTGGCCAACGGGGCGCCCCCTCACACCGCGATCCAGACCGCGCCTCACTCGGTGGACTTTGGCACCGCGGATTACCTCAGTATCGGAGCGATGGACAGCGGGGAGCTGTATGGCGGTAGCCCGGTGTCGCTGGCGCCGGTCAACAGCCGCACCGCCACCGAGGTGACGTTCCCCAGTCGGACCTGGCAGCGCAATTCCATTGGGCGGCGCTTTTTCCTGCTCAATCAGCCCCAGGCCTTCTGCCTGTTTGGCGGACAGTTGCGTTTTTATCCCGAGCAGGATCGTACGGCGGCGAACGTTGATCCTGGCAGTGACTTTGATTTGTTGGCCCGCAACGCTCAGGCATCGGGCAGTCCCTTCGTGTTGTCTGCCGCGAGTGACAGTCGCAACGTGTTACTGCAGATGAACGTCGCCTTCAGTGAGGGCGGCGAAACCATGATTTTTGAGCAGGAGGTATTGATCCGCAATGTCCCCTGA
- a CDS encoding prepilin-type N-terminal cleavage/methylation domain-containing protein codes for MPTRHELCRQRGVTLIELIVFITVIALALGALLGVYRYSVINSVDPLVRVRLLESTQSRLDVVLAQPYDANTPPGGVPACDSQAPPGRPTPPVCADSGGVSSFDGETDSPYPGYNRTVAVEFAGSELGLANNRWAKRITVTTTAPSGESLTLSAYRTNF; via the coding sequence ATGCCTACACGCCATGAACTGTGTCGCCAGCGCGGCGTTACCCTGATTGAGCTGATCGTCTTTATTACGGTGATTGCTCTGGCGCTCGGGGCTTTGCTGGGCGTCTATCGATATTCGGTGATCAACAGCGTGGACCCGCTGGTACGGGTGCGGCTGTTGGAATCCACCCAGTCCCGACTGGATGTGGTTTTGGCACAACCCTACGATGCCAATACGCCACCCGGTGGTGTGCCGGCCTGCGACAGTCAGGCGCCACCGGGTCGGCCCACGCCGCCGGTCTGTGCCGATTCCGGTGGTGTCAGCAGCTTCGACGGTGAAACCGACTCGCCCTATCCCGGATACAATCGCACCGTCGCGGTTGAATTTGCAGGGAGTGAGCTGGGGCTGGCCAACAACCGCTGGGCCAAGCGGATTACCGTGACCACCACAGCGCCCAGCGGCGAATCACTCACCCTCTCAGCTTACAGGACCAACTTCTGA
- a CDS encoding pilus assembly FimT family protein: MPSACAMYNGRKSSGFSLIELIAVIILLGIISVVALPRFYDTDAAAIQSARDQVLSALFTAQQLAMARASTSNTIQVNVVTSGLNVTENGTPVAATGGTYPLTLPEGVTITTGTGTYSFDKLGRTDPGQIVMTRGSTSATVRVEASGYAYTP, translated from the coding sequence ATGCCCTCAGCGTGCGCAATGTACAATGGCCGGAAGTCATCGGGTTTCAGCCTGATCGAGCTGATCGCAGTGATCATCCTGCTGGGTATTATCAGCGTGGTGGCGCTGCCCCGTTTTTATGATACCGACGCTGCAGCGATCCAATCCGCACGCGACCAGGTTCTGTCCGCCCTGTTTACCGCGCAACAACTTGCCATGGCCCGTGCCAGCACGAGCAACACCATTCAGGTGAATGTTGTCACGTCCGGTCTGAATGTGACGGAAAACGGCACTCCCGTGGCCGCCACCGGTGGAACCTACCCACTGACACTGCCCGAAGGCGTCACCATTACGACCGGTACGGGCACCTATTCGTTTGATAAATTGGGCCGGACCGATCCGGGCCAGATTGTCATGACCCGTGGTTCGACGTCGGCCACTGTGCGTGTGGAGGCCAGCGGTTATGCCTACACGCCATGA
- a CDS encoding type IV pilin protein, which translates to MFRFKGFTLVELVAVITVLAVLAAFSLPKLIDFSSSAKRVAAEELAATLSTASSSNLATFILREEYPTAISQSAFPMNTCGNARFLLATGLPTGYRIEAAGSGDGTVSHMATVQCDVVDESNTAIRASFTLHGINPSSS; encoded by the coding sequence GTGTTTCGTTTCAAAGGTTTCACTCTAGTGGAGTTGGTTGCAGTCATTACTGTTTTGGCAGTTTTGGCTGCATTTTCGCTTCCCAAGCTGATTGATTTCTCATCGTCCGCGAAGAGGGTAGCAGCAGAGGAGTTGGCAGCGACTTTGTCCACCGCTAGTTCTTCCAATTTGGCTACCTTCATTTTGAGGGAAGAATATCCGACGGCTATTTCCCAATCGGCTTTCCCAATGAACACCTGCGGGAATGCCCGTTTTCTGTTGGCGACCGGCTTACCGACAGGCTATCGGATTGAAGCGGCCGGGTCCGGCGATGGCACGGTATCGCATATGGCTACTGTTCAGTGCGACGTTGTTGATGAGTCGAACACCGCTATCCGCGCCAGCTTTACGCTTCACGGAATCAACCCAAGCAGCTCCTAA
- a CDS encoding type II secretion system protein gives MKQQSGFTLIELIAVIVILGIIAAVAVPRFVDLSDAAREAAVDGVAGNLASASALNYAAAVATDAGIQDAPTPVTIENCTDAAGLLEGGALPANYEIESLAVGDGANETCTVHSPNVADSEADADFTVYGVAAPTTP, from the coding sequence ATGAAACAACAATCCGGTTTTACTCTGATCGAACTGATTGCGGTAATTGTTATCCTGGGTATTATCGCTGCTGTGGCGGTGCCACGGTTTGTGGATTTGTCGGATGCGGCTCGTGAAGCGGCTGTTGATGGCGTTGCGGGTAACCTGGCGAGTGCCAGTGCATTGAACTATGCTGCGGCGGTCGCGACTGATGCGGGAATACAGGATGCGCCAACTCCTGTCACGATTGAGAACTGTACCGATGCGGCCGGTCTGTTGGAGGGGGGAGCGCTACCCGCAAACTATGAGATCGAGTCCTTGGCGGTTGGTGATGGTGCAAACGAAACATGTACCGTTCACTCTCCCAATGTGGCTGATTCTGAGGCTGATGCGGACTTCACCGTTTACGGTGTTGCAGCTCCAACGACCCCATAA
- a CDS encoding type II secretion system F family protein, whose product MALYQFKGRNAEGRPVSGQLEGPSPDAVAGQLAGRGVTPIAIEPYEHRPSWSERWQEWRHSGQVETVDLIMFCRQMYTITRAGVPLVRGIRGLAANLRHVTFRNTLEDIADRLESGLELSVAMRHHPNVFNNLFVSVVSVGEGSGSLESAFKQLSEYLERDQETIKSIKAALRYPGFVLIALGIAILVINVEVIPAFANMFSQFGADLPLPTRILVGVSDFFVAFWPYLLFVAVGSFYGFRRYIKTDKGARVWGRKKLGLIVIGDIIERASMARYARSFSVMLRAGLPVNQALDLCARAIDNPWLGDKIRDIRAGVERGEGLFQTHMTSGMFTPLVLQMIAVGEESGQVDQLLSEVAEFYEREVDYDTKRLSDRIEPIMVVIMASFVLILALGIFLPMWEMYNIQQ is encoded by the coding sequence ATGGCCCTCTACCAATTCAAAGGCCGCAACGCCGAGGGTCGCCCCGTATCCGGCCAACTGGAGGGCCCAAGCCCCGACGCCGTTGCCGGCCAGCTGGCCGGGCGCGGGGTGACCCCCATTGCCATCGAACCCTATGAGCACCGCCCCAGTTGGTCTGAACGCTGGCAGGAGTGGCGCCACAGCGGGCAGGTAGAAACCGTTGACCTGATCATGTTCTGCCGGCAGATGTACACCATTACCCGGGCGGGCGTGCCTCTGGTGCGGGGCATTCGCGGCCTGGCCGCCAACCTGCGCCACGTGACCTTTCGCAATACCCTGGAAGACATCGCCGACCGACTGGAATCCGGCCTCGAGCTGTCGGTCGCCATGCGTCACCACCCGAACGTGTTCAACAACCTGTTTGTGAGCGTGGTGAGTGTGGGGGAGGGCAGCGGCTCCCTGGAGAGCGCCTTCAAACAGTTGAGTGAGTATCTGGAGCGGGACCAGGAAACCATCAAGAGCATCAAGGCGGCGCTGCGCTACCCCGGTTTTGTGCTGATTGCCCTGGGCATTGCCATTTTGGTGATCAACGTGGAGGTGATTCCCGCCTTCGCCAATATGTTTTCCCAGTTTGGTGCGGACCTGCCGCTACCCACCCGCATTCTGGTGGGTGTGTCCGATTTCTTTGTCGCTTTCTGGCCCTATCTGCTGTTTGTGGCCGTGGGCAGTTTTTACGGGTTCCGTCGCTATATCAAGACCGATAAAGGTGCCCGGGTCTGGGGCCGCAAAAAACTGGGCCTGATTGTGATCGGCGACATCATCGAACGGGCTTCCATGGCCCGCTATGCGCGCTCGTTCAGCGTGATGCTGCGGGCCGGGCTGCCGGTCAACCAGGCGCTGGATCTCTGTGCCCGGGCCATTGATAACCCCTGGCTGGGCGACAAGATCCGCGATATCCGGGCCGGTGTGGAGCGTGGCGAAGGGCTGTTTCAGACGCATATGACCAGTGGCATGTTTACGCCGCTGGTGCTGCAGATGATCGCGGTGGGCGAGGAGAGCGGCCAGGTGGACCAACTGCTCTCGGAAGTGGCCGAGTTCTATGAGCGGGAGGTGGACTACGATACCAAGCGTCTGAGCGACCGGATCGAACCCATCATGGTAGTCATTATGGCCAGCTTTGTCCTGATTCTCGCCCTGGGCATCTTTCTGCCCATGTGGGAAATGTACAACATTCAGCAGTGA
- a CDS encoding GspE/PulE family protein has product MVETQQNTRKRIRIGDLLVAQQMITEEQLSHALEEQKLSGRKLGNTLVDLGYVDENALLNLLSDQLNIPFVELRQFRFDQELIRRLPETSARRYRVLPLREDPDGLLLGMADPTDIFCLDELTRQLDQPIKPAVVRESELLDVLDIAYSQASEIASLAEELDEELESSAIDLTDFAAEATDSDAPVVKLLQKIFEEAITAKASDIHIEPDETVLRIRNRIDGVLLEQVMNEKRIAPALVVRLKLMSGLDISEKRKPQDGRFNLKVKGRNIDVRLSTMPVQFGESVVMRLLDHTDGVLPLGKVGMPPALVDRFRKIIVRPHGLVLVTGPTGSGKTTTLYGALSELNKPEKKIITVEDPVEYRLPRINQVQLHERIGLTFGSVLRASLRQDPDILLVGEIRDAESAEIALRAAMTGHLVLSTLHTNDALTSALRLIDMGVDAYLVATALKAIVAQRLLRRICTSCIQDHEPDANERQLLAAIGKDRDLSQVQFRQGAGCPHCHNTGYRGRVGVFELLEVNGAMAEALRDNSLNAFTRAAQQSPNYRPLSHSALDYAIEGISTLEEVMKVSAQIEDEAELI; this is encoded by the coding sequence ATGGTTGAGACGCAACAGAATACCCGCAAACGTATTCGCATAGGGGATCTGCTGGTCGCCCAGCAGATGATCACCGAAGAACAACTCTCCCACGCGCTGGAAGAGCAAAAGCTGAGCGGCCGGAAGCTCGGTAATACGCTGGTGGACCTGGGATACGTAGACGAAAATGCGCTGCTTAACCTCCTTTCGGACCAGTTGAACATCCCCTTTGTGGAGTTGCGCCAATTCCGATTTGATCAAGAGTTGATCCGGCGCTTGCCGGAAACCAGTGCACGCCGTTATCGGGTGCTTCCGCTGCGTGAAGACCCCGATGGCTTACTTCTGGGTATGGCCGACCCCACCGATATTTTTTGCCTCGATGAGCTCACCCGTCAACTGGATCAGCCGATCAAACCGGCGGTGGTGCGTGAATCGGAACTGCTGGATGTGCTCGACATCGCCTACAGCCAGGCCAGCGAAATTGCCTCTCTGGCCGAAGAGCTGGATGAGGAACTGGAAAGCTCCGCCATCGATCTGACGGATTTCGCCGCCGAGGCGACCGATAGCGACGCCCCAGTGGTCAAGCTGTTGCAGAAAATTTTTGAAGAGGCCATTACCGCCAAGGCGTCGGACATTCACATCGAACCGGATGAAACGGTATTGCGGATTCGCAACCGCATTGACGGCGTACTGCTCGAACAGGTGATGAATGAAAAGCGCATTGCGCCGGCCCTGGTGGTGCGCCTGAAACTGATGTCCGGATTGGACATATCCGAGAAGCGCAAACCTCAGGACGGGCGTTTCAACCTGAAGGTGAAGGGGCGCAATATTGATGTGCGTCTGTCCACCATGCCGGTGCAATTTGGTGAGTCGGTGGTGATGCGCTTGCTCGACCATACCGATGGTGTATTGCCGCTGGGCAAGGTGGGAATGCCACCGGCGTTGGTTGACCGGTTTCGCAAAATCATCGTGCGCCCCCACGGACTGGTGTTGGTCACCGGCCCGACCGGCAGCGGTAAGACCACGACGCTGTACGGTGCGCTATCGGAGCTGAACAAGCCAGAGAAGAAAATCATCACCGTGGAAGATCCGGTGGAGTATCGCCTGCCGCGTATCAATCAGGTCCAGCTTCACGAGCGCATCGGCCTGACCTTTGGCAGCGTTCTTCGGGCGTCACTGCGTCAGGACCCGGACATTCTGCTGGTCGGGGAAATCCGGGATGCCGAATCCGCTGAAATTGCCCTGCGCGCGGCCATGACCGGCCACCTGGTGTTGTCCACCCTGCACACCAACGATGCCCTGACCTCCGCGCTGCGCCTGATCGACATGGGGGTGGATGCCTACCTGGTGGCCACGGCGCTCAAGGCGATCGTGGCTCAGCGCCTGTTGCGCCGCATCTGCACCAGTTGCATTCAGGATCACGAGCCGGATGCCAATGAACGCCAGTTGTTGGCGGCCATTGGTAAAGATCGGGACCTGAGTCAGGTGCAATTCAGGCAGGGGGCGGGCTGTCCGCACTGTCACAATACCGGCTATCGCGGTCGGGTCGGCGTTTTCGAACTACTGGAAGTCAATGGGGCCATGGCCGAGGCGCTGCGGGACAACAGCCTCAATGCCTTTACCCGAGCGGCCCAGCAGAGCCCCAACTATCGCCCCCTGAGCCACAGCGCACTCGATTATGCGATTGAGGGCATCTCCACCCTCGAAGAGGTCATGAAAGTCTCAGCACAGATCGAAGATGAGGCAGAGTTGATCTGA
- a CDS encoding tetratricopeptide repeat protein, with amino-acid sequence MSLMNEMLRDLDRRGGAPSDVTGPSTHRAQPVQSRYLVGVGLAVVVAIMTGFLVFWTFVGSDDGTRGQLTDTPTPPVDSDVVAESKTADPVEPVADAPDTPEVKAALTPPVSLEPAEEAPDAPRGSTPSADQAPIQVLLDKAREARDRDRLTRPAGDNAYEYYQQVLAISAEHPEALAGLAAIAQRYRELAEAAMDRDALDAARQFLRRARSVAPQLAGMQNSEARLEALQGRQAEGDTEPEADKAADASSLSVRLDPATEDQRRAQQARQWWSRDQHGRARHFLEQTLAQWPDGAAPPALSTVALVEFYLEEGNASDAEQLLNRSQALPDDERARLGAELWSLRGDNARALVMLERAAEQAADNEPYRALWARLNYEQGRHEQAANHYRQLLNDFGARPAYWLGLGLAEDARQREAVALHAFEQALASGAYEGNESIRRYLEGRIGALARRTQHREP; translated from the coding sequence ATGAGCCTGATGAACGAGATGTTGCGCGACCTGGATCGGCGCGGCGGTGCGCCTTCGGACGTGACCGGGCCATCAACACACCGTGCCCAACCGGTGCAGTCGCGCTACCTGGTTGGGGTGGGGTTGGCTGTTGTCGTGGCAATAATGACGGGCTTTCTGGTGTTCTGGACATTTGTCGGATCGGATGATGGAACCCGGGGCCAGTTGACGGACACGCCCACACCACCGGTCGACTCCGACGTGGTGGCGGAGTCGAAGACGGCTGATCCGGTCGAGCCGGTTGCCGACGCGCCAGACACACCTGAAGTGAAGGCGGCATTGACGCCGCCCGTGAGTCTGGAGCCTGCGGAGGAGGCTCCGGATGCGCCACGAGGCTCCACCCCCTCGGCGGATCAGGCACCCATCCAGGTGTTGCTCGACAAGGCGCGGGAGGCCCGTGATCGGGATCGGCTGACGCGCCCGGCGGGAGACAACGCGTACGAATACTATCAACAGGTCTTGGCTATCAGCGCTGAGCACCCCGAGGCGCTCGCCGGATTGGCGGCTATCGCCCAGCGTTATCGGGAACTGGCCGAAGCCGCCATGGACCGGGACGCTCTGGATGCGGCCCGGCAGTTTCTGCGCCGGGCTCGCTCAGTGGCGCCGCAACTGGCAGGAATGCAGAATAGCGAGGCCCGACTGGAGGCCTTGCAGGGCCGTCAAGCAGAGGGCGATACTGAGCCGGAGGCCGATAAGGCGGCGGACGCGTCCTCGCTCAGTGTCCGGCTCGACCCGGCAACGGAGGATCAGCGGCGAGCGCAGCAGGCGCGTCAGTGGTGGTCTCGCGATCAGCATGGCAGAGCCCGACACTTTCTCGAACAGACGCTCGCCCAGTGGCCGGATGGGGCGGCGCCCCCGGCTTTGAGTACCGTGGCGTTGGTGGAGTTTTACCTGGAAGAGGGTAATGCCTCGGACGCGGAGCAACTGCTGAATCGGTCCCAAGCCTTGCCGGACGATGAGCGGGCACGCCTGGGTGCCGAGCTTTGGTCTCTGCGCGGAGACAATGCCCGGGCCCTGGTGATGCTGGAGCGTGCGGCGGAACAGGCCGCGGACAATGAACCCTACCGGGCCTTATGGGCTCGCCTGAATTATGAGCAGGGACGCCACGAGCAGGCGGCCAATCACTACCGACAGTTACTGAATGACTTTGGCGCACGGCCGGCCTACTGGTTGGGGCTGGGGCTGGCGGAAGATGCCCGGCAACGTGAGGCGGTCGCGCTGCACGCCTTTGAGCAGGCACTTGCCAGTGGCGCTTATGAGGGGAACGAGTCCATTCGCCGTTATCTGGAAGGGCGCATCGGTGCCCTGGCCCGTCGAACGCAACACCGGGAACCCTGA